Proteins co-encoded in one Geitlerinema sp. PCC 9228 genomic window:
- a CDS encoding Npun_F5749 family FMN-dependent PPOX-type flavoprotein: MTTAPWRSPLSRALHRNRSLVYARYLQLATLDLSGRPANRTVVFRGFLENTNRLKFITDIRSEKITQMQHCSWSEACWYFPKTREQFRLLGTLDLVDAHREEEALQKARYTTWQNISDPARNQFTWPHPGSDRNSTPPEAFENTAPDATKPLDNFCLLLLDPIKVDYLLLRGEPQNRYIYELEETEASLEWQMREVNP; the protein is encoded by the coding sequence ATGACCACTGCTCCCTGGCGATCGCCCTTGTCACGTGCTTTGCACCGCAACCGTAGTCTGGTGTACGCACGTTACTTGCAACTAGCCACTCTCGATCTTAGCGGTAGACCAGCGAACCGCACCGTTGTGTTTCGGGGATTTTTAGAAAACACCAATCGGTTGAAATTTATCACCGATATTCGCAGCGAAAAAATCACCCAAATGCAACATTGTAGCTGGTCGGAAGCTTGCTGGTATTTTCCCAAAACACGCGAACAGTTTCGACTGCTAGGCACTCTCGATTTGGTGGATGCCCATCGGGAAGAAGAAGCCCTACAAAAAGCGCGCTATACCACTTGGCAAAATATATCCGATCCAGCTAGAAACCAGTTTACCTGGCCGCATCCCGGTAGCGATCGCAATAGCACCCCACCAGAAGCTTTTGAAAACACGGCTCCCGACGCCACCAAACCCCTCGACAATTTTTGTCTGCTGCTGCTCGATCCCATCAAAGTAGACTATCTCCTCTTACGCGGGGAACCCCAAAATCGCTATATCTACGAACTAGAAGAAACAGAAGCATCCCTAGAATGGCAAATGAGGGAAGTCAATCCCTAG
- a CDS encoding HAMP domain-containing sensor histidine kinase: protein MAVFWKIFPQLIPRKGSVKPSKEPHERIRNRLLLLYMGTIGTILIVFTLSVYEVVARDRYQQVDNKLQQLAAAGASTLDLLQHEYEELSEHQKYNSYLSGDGEQKVGSISVSQLMGKYRAQSILEIPQKHKMSADTSIQWYDQKKQLMVHEGDLSVESPLPETIPPSGFFREQGEIRSYIVPSYISLPSGDRQKLGYIRASADMDFLHAELARLRWGLTIGGSVAFLFALLGSIWLVRESLKPILKNLEQLKQFTADASHELRSPLTAIRTSADVMQQHLERIHASDRDKVKAIASASEQMSSLVEDLLLLTRMDNQLDNPPSLQPIPLDEVLEDVVDMKEAIAEHKNIALQSHITNDIWVRGNGKQLQRLAHNLIDNALQYTPAAGTVAVTLKYSQDKAILLVEDTGMGMTPTQQKHIFDRFWRADKARTRREGGSGLGLSIVKAIVTCHQGSISVTSELGKGSCFQVQLPAIPHPSK, encoded by the coding sequence ATGGCAGTTTTTTGGAAAATTTTCCCGCAATTGATTCCCAGAAAAGGTTCTGTCAAACCATCAAAAGAACCACATGAAAGAATACGCAACCGTCTTTTATTGCTGTACATGGGAACCATTGGTACAATTTTAATTGTTTTTACCTTATCTGTCTATGAAGTTGTCGCCCGCGATCGCTACCAGCAAGTCGATAATAAATTGCAACAATTAGCGGCTGCCGGGGCAAGTACCCTGGATTTGCTCCAACATGAGTATGAAGAGCTTAGCGAACATCAAAAATATAACAGCTATCTTTCTGGTGATGGCGAACAGAAAGTGGGTTCTATCAGCGTATCCCAGCTCATGGGTAAGTATCGCGCCCAATCTATTTTAGAAATTCCCCAAAAACATAAAATGTCGGCAGATACCAGCATCCAGTGGTACGACCAAAAAAAGCAGTTAATGGTTCACGAAGGGGATTTGTCGGTAGAATCCCCCCTGCCGGAAACTATTCCCCCATCTGGTTTTTTCCGAGAGCAAGGAGAAATTCGTAGCTATATCGTACCCAGTTATATTTCTTTGCCATCCGGCGATCGCCAAAAACTTGGCTATATTCGAGCAAGTGCCGATATGGACTTTTTACATGCAGAGTTGGCTCGCCTGCGTTGGGGATTGACCATTGGTGGTTCCGTTGCTTTTCTATTTGCTTTGCTAGGTAGCATTTGGTTGGTTCGCGAATCCCTCAAGCCAATTTTAAAAAATTTAGAACAGCTCAAACAGTTTACGGCGGATGCTTCCCATGAGTTGCGCAGCCCTTTAACGGCAATTCGCACTTCGGCTGATGTCATGCAGCAGCATCTAGAACGGATTCATGCCAGCGATCGCGATAAGGTTAAGGCGATCGCTAGTGCTTCCGAACAGATGAGTTCTTTGGTAGAAGATTTACTTCTCCTGACGCGAATGGACAATCAATTAGACAATCCCCCTTCCTTACAGCCGATTCCCCTAGATGAGGTTCTAGAGGATGTGGTAGATATGAAAGAAGCGATCGCGGAACATAAAAACATCGCGCTACAATCCCATATAACCAATGATATCTGGGTGCGTGGAAATGGCAAACAACTCCAACGCTTGGCTCACAACCTGATTGACAATGCTTTGCAGTATACGCCAGCCGCAGGAACGGTGGCAGTCACTCTCAAATACAGTCAAGATAAAGCCATTCTATTGGTGGAAGATACGGGAATGGGTATGACGCCAACCCAACAAAAACATATTTTTGACCGTTTTTGGCGCGCCGATAAAGCTCGCACTCGCCGCGAGGGTGGTTCGGGATTGGGTTTATCTATTGTGAAAGCTATTGTTACCTGCCATCAAGGTAGCATTTCCGTAACCAGCGAACTCGGAAAAGGCAGTTGTTTCCAAGTTCAGTTACCGGCAATCCCTCATCCTTCTAAATAA
- a CDS encoding methyl-accepting chemotaxis protein, whose amino-acid sequence MNENSSHNVRQLRTKITLWSGAGIVIASAIVACVSILPLYNQLQTKEKENLKSTVQTRTMAVEEFLSKAKNVALQITSRTRARQLLQGYNQGELEPPQFRENISPILQDALRKSDAVAGIARLGSNQRLAVSVGTQIPNEYWSIPPATSTQVSVEGPIDIQGQSYLVLGAPIVDNNENRVGTDVVLFRTRTLRRMIGNYQEELGNTGDMILASSDRTNIDLLFPLQDGSETLSEPLANVMKRAITGEQGVRELPTRSQTMAYFPVENSNWGVAVIRDNAALYGSLNKRLRNISIIIVLLAGIGSVGMVWLLRPLAGKTVLQTERLQQEIEEKNSLLQEKNQILAYQEQRKAWIDDAMERLQQLQDFAQQVAEQTATSKAQAEQALSLMDRGTKSVDATLEQMEILKDAVAQIDEQMNALNNNTGEIGTVTELVSNLANQTNMLALNAAVEAVRAGEQGKGFSVVASEIRKLADRSRQSAEKIHDLVSQIQSGIQSTTNTTESGTEAMQSGVNLSQQSAETFNGVYASLQEVVRSSQEISNSTEQQAQSIQKLVDTIQELDNNAIADSQAKSQPVENNSQ is encoded by the coding sequence ATGAACGAAAACAGTTCCCATAACGTCAGGCAATTACGCACCAAAATCACTTTATGGTCGGGAGCAGGGATTGTCATTGCAAGTGCCATTGTTGCCTGCGTCAGTATCTTGCCGTTATACAACCAACTACAAACGAAAGAAAAAGAAAATTTAAAATCCACCGTCCAAACCCGTACCATGGCGGTTGAGGAATTTCTTTCTAAAGCCAAAAACGTTGCCCTACAAATCACCAGCCGTACCCGCGCGCGACAGCTTTTACAAGGATACAACCAAGGAGAGTTGGAACCACCGCAATTTCGAGAAAATATTTCCCCCATTTTACAGGATGCCTTGCGCAAGTCGGATGCTGTTGCCGGAATTGCTCGTTTGGGCAGCAACCAACGGCTGGCGGTGAGTGTTGGCACACAAATTCCCAACGAATATTGGTCTATCCCTCCCGCTACTTCCACCCAAGTGAGCGTCGAGGGTCCGATTGACATTCAAGGGCAATCTTACTTGGTGTTGGGGGCACCGATTGTCGATAACAACGAAAACCGGGTAGGAACGGATGTGGTCTTATTTCGAACCAGAACTTTGCGCCGGATGATTGGGAATTACCAAGAAGAATTGGGGAACACTGGCGATATGATTCTTGCCAGCAGCGATCGCACCAATATCGACTTACTCTTTCCCTTGCAGGATGGCAGCGAAACCCTTTCCGAACCGCTTGCTAATGTGATGAAACGGGCGATTACCGGAGAACAGGGGGTTCGGGAGTTGCCAACGCGATCGCAAACCATGGCTTATTTCCCCGTGGAAAACAGCAATTGGGGCGTTGCTGTCATTCGAGATAATGCCGCCCTTTATGGGTCTTTGAATAAGAGATTGCGCAATATTTCAATTATTATTGTATTGTTAGCTGGGATAGGAAGCGTCGGCATGGTCTGGTTGTTACGCCCTTTAGCTGGCAAAACCGTTCTGCAAACCGAGCGACTGCAACAGGAAATTGAGGAGAAAAATTCCCTTTTACAAGAAAAGAACCAAATTTTGGCATATCAAGAACAAAGAAAAGCTTGGATAGATGATGCTATGGAGCGCTTGCAACAGCTACAGGATTTTGCCCAACAGGTAGCAGAACAAACAGCTACTTCTAAAGCTCAAGCCGAACAAGCTTTATCTCTAATGGATCGGGGAACTAAGTCAGTGGATGCTACCTTGGAACAAATGGAGATTTTAAAAGATGCCGTCGCCCAGATTGACGAGCAAATGAATGCGTTGAATAATAATACTGGGGAGATTGGTACGGTGACCGAACTGGTGAGCAATTTAGCCAATCAAACCAATATGCTAGCCCTGAATGCAGCGGTAGAAGCCGTGCGTGCGGGGGAACAGGGGAAAGGATTTTCGGTGGTGGCTTCGGAAATTCGCAAATTGGCTGACCGCAGCCGCCAGTCGGCAGAAAAAATTCACGATTTGGTTTCCCAGATTCAATCTGGCATTCAAAGTACCACCAACACCACCGAATCGGGAACGGAAGCCATGCAATCGGGGGTAAATTTATCCCAACAATCGGCGGAAACCTTTAATGGCGTGTATGCTTCTTTGCAGGAAGTAGTACGCAGTTCTCAAGAGATTTCTAATTCCACAGAACAGCAAGCACAGTCAATTCAGAAACTGGTGGATACAATTCAAGAATTGGATAATAATGCGATCGCAGATTCGCAGGCAAAATCCCAACCTGTTGAGAATAATTCGCAATAA
- a CDS encoding response regulator transcription factor: MKILIVEDDDRIAYPLAEALRDRNYSVEIASDGEIGLEFALGFHFDLIVLDLMLPTLDGITLCRRLRDKRLSTLVLMLTAKDSNEDKVVGLDAGADDYIIKPFDLSELLARVRALLRRCHLSYQPVLEWERLTLHPDRCEVRYNDTLLKLTPKEYGLLEVLMRHGSQVLSRQTILDRSWELDDTPGEETVKVHLRSLRKKLKKAGAPANLIETVYGLGYRLNPNL, encoded by the coding sequence ATGAAAATTTTAATTGTCGAAGATGACGATAGAATTGCCTACCCTCTCGCTGAAGCTTTGCGCGATCGCAATTATTCTGTAGAAATCGCCAGTGATGGGGAAATTGGCTTGGAATTTGCCTTGGGATTTCATTTTGATTTAATTGTTTTGGATCTCATGCTACCCACATTAGATGGCATTACCCTATGTCGTCGCCTGCGAGACAAAAGGCTATCTACCTTGGTTCTAATGCTCACTGCTAAAGATAGCAACGAAGATAAAGTGGTTGGTTTGGATGCTGGTGCCGATGATTATATTATCAAACCTTTCGATCTATCGGAGTTATTGGCTCGGGTACGCGCTTTGTTGCGGCGATGCCACCTTAGCTACCAACCCGTTTTAGAATGGGAACGTTTAACCCTGCATCCCGATCGCTGCGAAGTGCGATACAATGATACCTTGCTAAAGCTGACTCCGAAAGAATACGGTTTGCTGGAAGTGCTCATGCGTCATGGCAGCCAGGTTCTCAGCCGTCAGACCATTTTGGATCGCTCGTGGGAGTTAGACGATACCCCTGGTGAAGAAACGGTTAAGGTTCATTTACGCAGTTTGCGGAAAAAACTCAAAAAGGCTGGTGCCCCAGCCAATCTCATTGAAACGGTTTACGGGTTGGGATACCGACTCAATCCCAATTTATAA
- a CDS encoding TetR/AcrR family transcriptional regulator, producing MSPNVQSPEVSTTDSPSQVACRERILQAALRLFAHHGYDGTTTRDLAAAANVAEGTLFRHFPNKKAILIEIATEGWVEILTDLLTSLSEMGSYKAVSQVMKQRLLSLNRNNDLLRVCFLEAQFHPDLRDRIQEEVIEKMMDVTEAFIQTGIDRGIYRPLNPKHVAKIFLGMFTIAGFSSSTILEEENSPKAMQEMAETLADIFLNGVLVPE from the coding sequence ATGTCACCCAACGTTCAATCTCCAGAAGTGTCAACCACCGATTCCCCCTCCCAAGTGGCTTGTCGGGAACGAATTTTGCAAGCGGCACTACGTCTGTTTGCGCACCATGGATATGATGGCACAACCACACGGGATTTGGCAGCAGCCGCCAACGTAGCCGAAGGCACCCTATTCCGACATTTTCCCAACAAAAAGGCCATTTTAATCGAAATTGCCACCGAGGGATGGGTAGAAATCCTGACCGATTTGCTCACCTCCTTAAGCGAAATGGGCAGCTACAAAGCCGTTTCCCAGGTAATGAAACAACGGCTACTGTCGCTCAATCGCAACAACGATCTGCTGCGAGTTTGTTTTCTAGAAGCCCAATTTCACCCGGATTTGCGCGATCGCATTCAAGAAGAAGTCATCGAAAAAATGATGGATGTCACCGAAGCCTTTATCCAAACCGGCATCGACCGTGGCATCTATCGCCCCCTCAACCCCAAACATGTGGCCAAAATTTTCCTAGGCATGTTCACCATTGCCGGATTTAGCTCTTCTACCATTTTAGAAGAAGAAAATTCCCCCAAAGCCATGCAGGAAATGGCAGAAACCCTCGCCGATATTTTCCTCAATGGCGTTTTGGTTCCAGAATAA
- a CDS encoding adenylate/guanylate cyclase domain-containing protein codes for MNSNAVKLFQNTTLESMVPSVTLSRDVGEAGEAGEAGDVDERDDDDNINDRDDDIDDTTDRSISDTDNGNSSQNNNSDNPLDSESLEGWFGSSELRTYTAIGDVVNTASRLEKATPPGEITISDAVYQAFGEDLAVKSCPPLVVKGKEAPLTVWRLSLDT; via the coding sequence ATGAACTCGAACGCAGTTAAACTATTTCAAAACACTACTTTGGAATCCATGGTACCCTCAGTTACCCTGAGTCGCGATGTTGGCGAAGCTGGAGAAGCTGGAGAAGCTGGCGACGTAGATGAGAGGGATGACGACGACAATATTAATGACAGGGATGATGATATTGACGATACAACCGATCGCAGTATAAGCGATACAGACAATGGCAATAGTAGCCAGAATAACAATTCTGACAATCCGCTAGATAGCGAGTCATTAGAAGGTTGGTTTGGTAGCAGCGAACTACGTACCTACACGGCTATTGGCGATGTGGTGAATACGGCGAGTCGTTTGGAAAAGGCAACGCCACCAGGAGAAATCACAATTTCCGATGCTGTCTACCAAGCATTTGGGGAAGATTTAGCCGTCAAATCTTGCCCGCCACTGGTGGTTAAAGGCAAGGAAGCACCCCTAACGGTTTGGCGATTGTCGCTGGATACTTAA
- a CDS encoding pitrilysin family protein has protein sequence MFVNTCLTFPAIQMRLKNVVSSLVSSLGQLWRRVGWIAIALSLFCWSGWATPAFAETTNNPDRSIQPYLERVSESISEFRLDNGMKFILMERHQAPVISFVTYANVGGVNEPEGKTGVAHFLEHLAFKGTQKIGTENYQAEKPLLEKLDRIAKRLQAAKAAGDTQKVEQLQQAFQKAQQKANSYVKQNEFGQIVEKYGGVGLNAATSADATRYFYNFPANKLELWMSLESERFLEPVFREFYQEKQVILEERRLRADNSPVGKLIEEFLETAFQEHPYGQPVIGYPEDLRSLTREDVRDFFQTYYVPSNLIVGIVGDIDPKQVKELAQTYFGRYPSQPEPPKVTTVEPPQEEPREVTLRLPSQPWYLEGYHRPALDHPDSTIYDAIAGILSGGRTSRLYKSLVEEKQVALNAQGFNGFPGDRFANIMLFYGRTAPDRSVEELANALHGEIERLKAEPVTSEELERVKAQSRASLLRRLDSNQGMANLLLEYEAKTGDWRNLFSELEAIEQVTAEDIMRVAKETFQPDNRTVGKILPEES, from the coding sequence ATGTTTGTCAATACCTGTTTGACTTTCCCAGCTATCCAAATGCGTTTAAAAAATGTTGTTTCCTCTTTGGTTTCCTCCCTTGGGCAGCTATGGCGGCGCGTGGGTTGGATCGCGATCGCTTTGAGTTTGTTTTGCTGGAGTGGATGGGCGACTCCTGCTTTTGCCGAAACAACCAACAATCCCGACCGTTCCATTCAACCCTATTTGGAACGAGTTAGCGAAAGCATTAGCGAATTTCGCCTGGATAACGGGATGAAATTCATTCTCATGGAGAGACATCAAGCACCGGTGATTTCCTTTGTTACCTATGCTAACGTAGGTGGCGTTAATGAACCGGAAGGGAAAACCGGTGTCGCTCATTTTTTGGAACATTTGGCGTTTAAAGGCACCCAAAAAATTGGCACCGAAAATTACCAAGCGGAAAAACCGCTTCTAGAAAAACTCGATCGCATTGCCAAACGCCTGCAAGCTGCTAAGGCAGCTGGCGATACCCAAAAAGTCGAACAATTGCAGCAAGCGTTTCAGAAAGCACAGCAAAAAGCCAACAGTTATGTCAAGCAAAATGAGTTCGGGCAAATTGTGGAAAAATACGGCGGCGTCGGTTTAAATGCAGCCACTTCGGCGGATGCTACCCGATATTTTTACAATTTTCCGGCGAATAAATTAGAGCTGTGGATGTCTTTGGAGTCGGAACGGTTTCTAGAGCCGGTTTTTCGGGAATTTTATCAGGAAAAACAGGTGATTTTAGAAGAGAGACGCTTGCGTGCGGATAATTCTCCAGTGGGGAAATTAATTGAAGAGTTTTTAGAAACGGCTTTTCAGGAGCATCCCTACGGGCAACCTGTGATTGGCTATCCAGAAGATTTGCGCAGTTTGACTCGCGAAGATGTGCGGGATTTTTTCCAGACCTATTACGTTCCCAGCAATTTGATTGTGGGGATTGTGGGGGATATCGATCCCAAACAGGTGAAAGAACTTGCCCAAACCTATTTTGGTCGCTATCCATCGCAGCCAGAACCTCCGAAAGTAACAACGGTGGAACCTCCCCAGGAAGAACCCCGGGAAGTGACGTTGCGGTTGCCTTCCCAGCCGTGGTATCTGGAAGGGTATCATCGCCCGGCTTTAGACCATCCCGATAGTACCATTTACGATGCGATCGCGGGGATTTTGAGCGGCGGTCGTACGTCGCGTTTGTACAAATCTTTGGTGGAAGAGAAGCAAGTGGCGTTGAATGCCCAAGGATTTAATGGTTTTCCTGGCGATCGCTTTGCGAATATAATGTTATTTTATGGCAGAACGGCACCCGACCGCTCGGTGGAAGAGTTGGCAAATGCTCTCCATGGGGAAATCGAACGCCTAAAAGCCGAACCGGTGACCTCTGAAGAGTTGGAAAGGGTGAAAGCTCAATCCCGTGCCAGCTTGTTGCGGCGGTTAGATTCCAACCAAGGCATGGCCAATCTATTGCTAGAATACGAAGCCAAAACTGGTGATTGGCGCAATTTATTTTCCGAGTTGGAAGCCATCGAACAGGTTACCGCTGAAGACATTATGCGGGTAGCCAAAGAAACTTTCCAACCGGATAACCGCACTGTTGGTAAAATTTTGCCTGAGGAGTCTTAA
- a CDS encoding aminopeptidase P family protein, which yields MNNQQTTLDLSTLQQRRSHLTQQLQHPVMLWSGKRAPRNFPANTFPFRASSHFLYFAGLNIENAILRLDGDRTELYVDNPDPGEVLWHGEMPQRDDLATTIGADAAFDLAAASQHAADAATIPHPDDSIRIQQSQLLQRTVDWPLSDRDRALADVIVSLRLCHDTAAIDQLRQASPVTVAAHQAAMAATPHAQTEAEVRAALEGIFLAHNMTPAYSSVVTVQGEVLHNEVYTHTIQPGDLLLADAGAETPSGWASDVTRTWPVSGRFSPTQRDIYDVVLAAHDACIEKAQPGVEYRDLHLLAAHTIAQGLVDLGILRGNPENLVEMDAHALFFPHGVGHLLGLDVHDMEDLGDLAGYAPGRQRCDRFGLAFLRLNRMLEAGMLVTIEPGFYQVPAILNDPQRRQRYQEVVNWERLAQFQDVRGIRIEDDVLITNSGNEVLTADLPTAAAEIEQLVHAPKSNTPSPIEPQ from the coding sequence ATGAACAACCAACAAACAACCCTCGATCTATCCACATTACAGCAACGCCGCAGCCACCTCACCCAGCAACTCCAGCACCCGGTGATGTTGTGGTCGGGCAAACGCGCCCCGCGCAACTTTCCCGCCAATACCTTTCCCTTTCGTGCCAGCAGTCATTTTCTCTATTTTGCCGGCTTAAATATAGAAAATGCCATTTTGCGTCTCGATGGCGATCGCACGGAACTGTATGTGGATAATCCCGATCCTGGGGAAGTTTTGTGGCATGGAGAAATGCCCCAACGCGACGACCTAGCCACCACCATCGGTGCGGATGCGGCATTTGACCTCGCAGCCGCCTCCCAACATGCCGCCGATGCTGCCACCATTCCCCACCCCGACGACAGCATCCGCATCCAGCAAAGCCAACTCCTGCAAAGAACGGTAGACTGGCCTTTAAGCGATCGCGATCGGGCTTTGGCAGATGTCATTGTTTCCCTGCGCCTGTGCCACGACACCGCCGCCATTGACCAATTGCGCCAAGCCAGCCCCGTCACCGTCGCTGCCCACCAAGCCGCCATGGCAGCCACCCCCCACGCCCAAACCGAGGCAGAAGTTCGTGCCGCGTTAGAAGGAATTTTCCTCGCCCACAACATGACCCCCGCCTACAGCAGCGTCGTCACCGTGCAGGGGGAAGTCTTACACAACGAAGTGTATACCCACACCATTCAACCGGGAGATTTGTTGCTCGCAGACGCCGGTGCCGAAACCCCCAGCGGCTGGGCATCCGACGTCACGCGAACTTGGCCGGTCAGCGGGCGCTTTTCCCCTACCCAACGGGATATCTACGACGTGGTTTTGGCAGCTCACGACGCCTGCATTGAAAAAGCCCAACCAGGCGTAGAATATCGGGATTTGCACCTCCTCGCCGCCCACACCATCGCACAAGGCTTGGTCGATTTAGGAATTTTGCGAGGAAACCCAGAAAATCTAGTAGAAATGGACGCCCATGCCTTATTTTTCCCCCACGGCGTCGGTCATTTGTTGGGGTTAGACGTACACGATATGGAAGATTTGGGCGATTTGGCAGGATATGCCCCCGGCAGGCAGCGTTGCGATCGCTTTGGGTTGGCTTTTTTACGTTTGAACCGTATGCTAGAAGCGGGAATGCTCGTCACCATCGAACCAGGCTTTTATCAAGTTCCCGCCATTCTCAACGACCCGCAACGGCGACAGCGCTACCAGGAAGTGGTAAATTGGGAACGTTTGGCGCAATTTCAAGACGTACGCGGCATTCGTATCGAAGACGATGTCTTAATTACGAACTCAGGCAACGAAGTGCTCACTGCCGATTTGCCCACAGCCGCTGCGGAAATCGAACAGTTGGTGCACGCACCAAAAAGCAATACGCCCTCACCCATCGAACCGCAATAG